The DNA sequence CGCAGGCCGACGGCCACCCGACGGACCTGATCGCGCAGCTCCGCCGCGGTGAGCGTCTCCGGCGCACGGGTCTGCCCGTGCGCGATCACCGCCGGGTCGTCGTCGCCGAGCCCCGGCATGCGCAGCACGTTCTCCGCGTAGTTGAGCGTCGCGCCGGGGAACCAGCGGGCACCGGGCATGGCCCGGTCGGCGAGCGTGACGGCCGGTGGGGTGTGCGCCACCACCTGGAAGTAGTCCCAGATCGAGCGCCAGAACGCGTCCAGGTCGGTCACCGACCACTGCCACAGCGCGTCGTAGTCGGCGAACTCCAGCCCACGGTGCTCGGCCAGCCAGCGAAGGTAGGCACCGATCCGGGACCGATCACGCACGTCGGCCGGCGGCGTCCACAGCACGTCAGACACGTTCCACCCTCCCTGAAGGCCCGGCACGACACTGTGCATGGGCCGTGGCGCCATCTTGCCCTACCTCGTGCCGCCATTCTCCGCACCCGGCACCGGCTGCGGGGCGTGCCCGCGCCACACCCCGCACCCCTGCCCCATGTGGGCCGGCTCCGTCTCAGGCGGTGCGGTGGGCCTGGATGGCGCGACGGCGGGCCAGCCGGTGGGCACGCCGGATCTCCGCCTCCCGGAACCGGCGCTCGTCGTCGGACGTCTCCGGCAGCACCGGGCGGACCGGGCGCGGCGCGCCGCCGACGTCCACGCCCACGAAGACCAGGTACGCGGTGGCGACCCGCACCGGCTCGTCCTCGGCCGAGTCCCAGCGCTCGGCGACCACCCGCACCCCCACCTCCATCGAGGTGCTGCCGGTCCAGTTGACCTGGGCGTGGGCGTGCACGAGATCGCCCACCCGGACCGGCTCGGAGAAGACGATCTCGTCGATGGAGGCGGTGACCGCGGTGCCGCCGCTGTGCCGGGCCGCCGCCGCGCCGGCCACGTCGTCGACGAACTTCATCAGTACCCCACCGTGCACGGTCCCGTACAGATTGACATCGACAGCGGTCATGATGCGACTGAGCGTGACGCGGGAGTACGAGGTCGGCTTACCCGGCGGGACCGCGGGATGATCTGTCATGGCGAAAACGGTACGGTGCGCGGATGCGACATCTCTGGAGCTTCCTCGCCGGGTTGGTGGTGGCGCCCGTCACCTGGGTGTTCGTCACACTCGGTCAGGACGGATCTGGGCGGACCGTCAACCGCTGGGTGGAGATCGGTACGTACAGCACCCCCAACCTGATCGAACCGGCCGTCTACCTCGGCGTCGCCGGCATCCTGCTCGGCCTGCTCGGCACGCTGCGTTTCTCGCCGCTCGGCCCGCTCGTGGCCGGGCTGCTGCTCACCGCACCGTACGTGGGGCTGTTCGTCGCGCCCTTCACCGTGCGGGACCGGATCCCCGGCGACCTGAAGCTGCTCGGTGACCCGCTGCCGCTGCGCCAGCCGCTGGACAACGGCACGCTGTTCCTCATCGGCATGCTGCTGCTGATGGCCGTGTTCAGCGGCGGGCGGTGGCGTCGTCGACCCACGCCGGAGGCGGCCGGGGCGGAGCTGACCCCGGCCGGCACCCCGGCCGAGTCCGAGCCCGCGCTCACCGGCTGGTCCGCGCCGGCCCCGGCGAAGGACCCGGACACCGCCCCGCTCACGCTGGCCTATCCCGAAACCCCGACCGAACCCCTGCCCCGCCGTACCGGCGGCGAGTCGCCCTGGTCGGCGCCGCCGCGCGCCGGCAACCGCCCGGACGACGAACTCCGCTGACCGCCCCCGGGTGGGCCGGCCGGCCCCGGTCGACCCACCCGTTCCGGGGCGCGGCGACGCCTCGGCCGAGTCGGATCTCGGACCCCGGCCGCGGTACCCACGGATGAGTGACTGTCACTACAGTCAGCCGTTATGCCGCTGCCTTCCGTCAGAACACGACGGGTCGTCGGCGTGGCCACGGTCGTCCTGGCCGCCGCTCTCCTCGCCACCGGCGTCCACCTGGCGACCCGGGGTGACCCCCCGGTCGACGACGGCACCCGGGTCTGGTGCCTGTCGACCGGCCACCGTGCGGATCTGGTGGACGCCGCCCGCGCGCTCGACCTCGCCACCCCCGGCCCGGCCGAGGGGCAGCTGAGCTGGTCCGGCCGCCACGGCAGCCCCGAGCAGTGGCGGGCCGCCCGGCGCGCCGACTTCGACCGCACCTGCCGTGCGCTGACGGCCGCCGCCCGGTCGGAGCGGGCCGGCGCCGGCACGCCGCCGCCGTCACCCTGGGCCACCCTCCTTCCGTCGATCCTGCTGGCCGCCGCCAGCGCCGCGCTGGCCGGCTGGTTCAGTCGCCGGTCGGCCACCGCGGGCATCCGGCGGACGGAGGCGGACGCGCTGCGCACGGCGGCCCGGGAGTACGCGCTGGCCGTCGAGCCACTGCTGTCGCACGTGGAACGGGTCACGCCGGGTCCGTTCCCGGGAGTCGACGGCATCCGGGCCCGGCGGCGGGAACTGGCCAGCCGGTTGCACGCGGTGACCGGCGCGCATCCGCGCTGGCGGCTGGCCCGGCGGCTGGGTGACGCGCTCGACTCGTCCGCCGGCCCGCTGCACGACGTGCCGCGCGGCGGTGCGGCGGACGATCCCCGGCGCGCCGAGTGGGTGCGCGGGCAACGCACCGAACTGAGCCGGCTGGAGGCGCAGGTGGAGCAGGTGGCCCAGGCGGTGGAGAATCCCGGGCTGGTCCCGGGCCGCACCCCGGCGGGCGTACGGTGACCCCCCGGCCGCCCGACGCGCCACCGCCGGCGCCGGGTCACCCGCCGAATCCGTTCGCGGTGCCCAGGCTGGGCAGCACCGACCCGCTCAACCCGATCTGGTACGCCGAACACGTCCACTACTACGTCCCGGTCGACAACACCGAGGCGTCCTTCGAGCACTGTCAGAGGATGTTCGAGGACGTCGCCCCCCTGCACCACGAGGGCCGGCTGGTGCTGGTCCGGGGCGAACGGGGATGCGGGAAGACCGCGCTGGTCAACCGGTGCGCGCACTGGCTGCGCGACCGGCTCGGCCGGGACGGGCTGCGGGCGGAGGTGGTCAACCTGCGCCAGGAGGCCCACGAGAACGACCCGATCCCGACCCGGCGCGGCGACACCTGCCGGGCGCTGCTCGACAAGCTGAACGAGCGGCAACTGCTGCGGCACAACCTGGCGTACGAGATGCGCGACAGGCCCGACGACGCGTACCGCAACCTGCCCGGCTGCCTGGAAGACGAGCAGGCGCTGATCGTGCTGCTGCCGCCGGTGGAACTCCTCGACGAGCTGCACTACTACGCGGCGCGGGCGCCCCGGCGGATGGTCTTCCTCGCCGAGACCACCGCCGCACTCGAACGCCGGGACCGGGACGCGCTGGGTCGCCACACCGTCCACCTGGAGGTTGACGGCTTCGACCACGAGCACGCGGCACGCTTCGCCGCCGACCGGCTCGACCGGCTGCCACCCGGGCTGCTCCCGCCCCTGGCGGACACCGCACTCCAGGAGTACATAGACGACGGCAGATTGGCAACGATCCGCGAGATGCAATGGTTACTCTTCGGCGTTTACGAGACACTACGTGTGCAAGATGACCGACCCAACCAGGTGACCTGGCAGGATCTGGCCCGACACTTCATGAGAGAAGCCCGCCGCCTCAGGGAGCAGCCTTGATGGACGCGTACGACCCGGCCCCGATCGGCGAGGCGAACCCCTACCCGTCGAGCGCCGTGGCGCAGGTCGCCGACACCGGGTCGACCGTCTACACCATTCCCACCGTGGCGGTCCGCCGGGCCACCACCGCGATGGACGGCTACCTCGACGCGCTGCGGGTCGCGCCGCAGACGCCGGCCGGTCGGGTGGTGGCCGTGGTGGGCGACTACGGCACCGGCAAGACCCACCTCGCGTCCTACCTGGTCCGTCACGCGGCCGACCGCCTCGACGGCGACCTCCAGTCGATCTACCTGACCGCCCCGCCGGACACCTTCGTCTCGCTGTACCGCACCTTCGCCGACAAGCTCGCCGACCGCCGGGAGGTGGTGCACCGGCGCGTCCGCGGCCTGTACGCCGACATCCTCGCCGTCGAGCTGCGCCGGTCCCGGGTCACCGAACCCCTGGCCGAGCAACTGCTCGCGGGCACCCTGGACCCGGTCGCCGTGGTGGACACGTTCAACATGATGGAGAGCCAACTGCTCGGGCAGTTACGCGACCGGCTGCGCGAGGTCACCGAGAACGCCGAGTTCGCCCGCGCCCTGACGCTGCTGCTGCGCGGCGGGTTCGAGGACCAGGTCTGGGAGTGGATCGCCGGTCGACCGCCGGCCGACGTGCTCCGCGAGCGGGGGATCACCGGCACGCTCACCGGCAGCGAGGCCACCGCGCTCCAGGCGATGGGCGTCTTCGCTTTGCTGATCGGCTACGGCCCGAACCCGTTCGTCCTGGTCATCGACGAGTTGGATCAGCTACTCACCGCCGCCGGCCGGCGGGAGGACGAAGCCCTCGACGCGTTCAAGGAGATGCTGCGGGTCTTCGCCGCCTCCAACACGTTCCTGCTCCTCGCCGGGCTGCCCGACCTGCTCAGCACGCTGCGCCGCGACGTGCGGGACCGCAGCGGCGAGCAGATCACGATGACCCCGCTCGGCACGGCCGACGTGCTCGACTACGTGCTGCGGCGGCAGCGGGGCCGACTGGAACCGTTCAGCGAGACGACCGTCGGGCAGCTCGTCGAGCTGGCCAACGGGGTCCCCCGGGGCGTCATCTCGCTCTGTCACCGGCTCTGGCGCCGGGCCCGCGACCAGGGTGGCCCGGTCACCTCCGTGATGGTCCGGGAGGCGGCCCGCGAGCTGTACGGGGGCGTCGGCGCGCAGAACATCCTCGCCGAGATCCGTCGGGTGCTGGTGAGCACCGGCCACGAGAACTTCCGACCGGACTACTTCCCCACCGACAACCCGGACAGCCGCATCGACTACTGGATCCCGGCCGGCCGGGACGACGCCGGCTGCGGCATCCTGTTCTCCGGCCCGCTGCTGGAGGAGAGCGACGCCGCCCGGGTGGAGACCCGGGCCCGGATCAGCCACGCGCACCGCGACTGCGAACTGCTGCTCATCGTGCTGGAGCCGGTGCCCGAGCGTTTCCTCCCCCGGATCCGCGAGGCCGTCGGCCGGGAGCCGCTGCTCTACCGCCCCCGGTCGTTCGCCGACCAGCTCGCCGCCGAGGTGACGTCGATGACCGGGCGGCTCGAGGAGCGCTACCCGGCCGACGGGCCGCTGGTTCCGCTGGCCCCGCACATGGCCCGGCTGGACCGCCGCCAGTCGGCCACCCAGCACCTGCTCGGCCTGCTCACCGGCTCGCTCAGCGACCTGCGGGCCCAGAACGACGAGCACCTGGCCGCGATCCGCCGGGAACTGCGCGAGCTGCAACGCTGGCCGGTCCCGCCCGGCGACCGCCGCAACGGCGACGACCTCGCCGACCTGCCGACGCCGGTGACCGAGCTGTTCGACCGCGCCTTCGCCGTGGTCGACCTGCGCACACCGGTCGGCGTGCTGTTCCGGCGGGCGTTCGTCGAGGACGAGGGGGGCCGCGGCGCCCGGCAGGCGGTCCGGGCCCGGGTCCGGACCCCGGAGGTCCAGTCGGCGGTCGGGGTCGCCGCACTGCTGAACGCGCTCGTCGAGGCGTTCGGGTTGGCCGTGGCCGAGTGGTACCGTGCGGCCCGCCAGCGCCCCGACGGCCCCGCCGCCTACCAGTGGGACCGGCTCAACGAGATGTGCCTGATCTTCGACGCCGTGCACGAGTACCTGCCCGTCCGGCAGCTCCGTGGCGCGCGGGAACTCGTCGACGACGACGTACGCCGGCCGGAATCGGCCGGCGACGTGCTGACCGACTTCAGCGCGCGGGTGCGCCGGGAGCTGGTGACCGCGCTGACCGACGACGCGGCCTGACCGGCGACGCCGACCCCGCGGGCGTCGTCCCCGGACCGTCCCGGCCGGACGCCTCACGCAGGCCGTTGGTCACCGCGTGCACCAGGTTGACGACGAGGATCGCCGGCGCCACCACGGCGACCGTGCCGACGAACTGCCGTTGCAGCACCAGGGCCAGGATGACCGCGGTGATGCCGTTCTGCTGGCCGAGCAGCACGTCGAGGCGGTCGGAGGCGGGGAGCCGGGCACAGATCACGGACGCCACCACCACGTGCGCCGCCACGGCGGCCAGCCCCAGCACCACACCCGGCACCGGGTCCACGCCACCGACCAGGACCAACCCGAGCGCGAACGTGGCGGCCAGGAACGCCCCGCGGGTCAGCAGGTCGAGCACCCGCCCGATCGGGGGGCGGTAGAACAACCCGGCCACGGCGAGCCCGAGCAGCAGGAACTGGGTGACCGCCAGCACGGCGAGCCCGAGCAGGACGACGAGCTGACCGGCGGTCACCGCCCGGCCGACCCACCGGGCCCGGGTGGCCGCCCGGCGGTGGAGGAGCCGGGTACCCCACCAGGCCACCGCGGCGACGGCGGCGAGCAGCGCGTTCCGCGCCAGGGAGAGCGTGAACCCGCCCAGGTCCGCCGCCGTCGGGCCGGCCGGACCGCCGGGCAGCGCGGGGACCACCCAGGCGGCGGCGTACACGGTCAGCAGCACGGTGACCGGGTCGTCGAACGACGCCCACGCGGACAGGATCGACTCGGCCTGGACGGACATCCGCGAGCGGAGCCGGGTCGCCGCGAACGACAACGGGTCGATCTGGGCGACCGCCACCCCGAGCACCAGGAACGCGGGCCGACCGAACGCGAGGTACATCACCGCCGAGATCAGTGCCGCCTTGACCAGCACACCGACGGTGACCGCCAGGACCACCAGCCGCAGGTTCCGCCGGGCCGCCGCGAGGTCGATGCCGTGGGTGCTGGCGAACAGGCCGACCGCCAGCAGCGCGGTGGCCACCGTCAGGTACCCGTCGGAGCGGTGGACGCCGGTCCAGCCCTGCCCGGCCGCCAACGCCCAACCGGCGGTCGCGACCAGCACGAACAGGGCGCTGCGCCGCAGCGACGGCAGGACCGCCTCGACCACCCGGGCCCGGCGGTCGGCGGGACCCGGCCCGGCCCCGCCCGGCGGCACGCTCATCCGGCCAGCTCGGCGCCGAACACCGCCGCCCTCTCGTCCCCCTCCGCCACCCGGTCCTGGTCGAGCGTGACGGCGAGCAGGTAGCGGTCCAGCCCCACCGGGTAGCAGAAGAACGCGCCCTGCTCGACGTCGAGCACCAGCCGGCGCACCCGGGAGCCGATCGCCGGGTACGCGGACCGCACCACGGCGCGCAGCAGCTCGTCCACCCGCTGGGCGAGCTGGGCGTAGAAGGCCCGCCGCCGGCCCGGGGACACGTCCGCGAAGAAGCCGTCCAACCGCCGGTCGTCGAGCACGTCCGCGGTCGCCTCCAGCCGGCCCGGCCGACACACCGCCACGTAGTGCAGGCCCTCGGCGTGGACCTGCCCGGCGCAGCGCGCCGCCAACCCGGCGTACGACTCGTCGCGTACCCACGTCCGGGGCCCGAGGTCGGCGGCGGGCGGACCGGACGGGCCGGGGTGGCCCGACGCGGTGCTGGCCGGGGTGAGCCAGCCGCCGTAGTTGGTGGGCTGCTGACCGACCGCGGCGTGCTCCTCGTTGGCCAGCCGGAACAGGCCGATGTCGGCCGCCCGGACCGCCGGCTGCCGGGGCGGCGGCTCGTCCGCCGGCTCCTCCGCCCGGACCACGCCGACGAGGTGCTGCTCCCGGCTCAGTTGCAGGGCGAAGAGCGCGCCCCGCGCGGTGTGCAGCACCACCCGGATCAGGTCGCCGCTGCGCGCCGGGCGCAACACCCCGCCCAGGGTGGTCATCGCGTGCACCACGTCCCGGTCGACGAGCTGCCGTTCGTCGGCGTCCAACTCGTGAGGGCCGGCCACCGGCGCCGGGGCGTCCAGGGCGAAGTCGCAGACCCCGGTGCGGTACCGGGCGAGGTGGAGCAGCCCGGGCAGGCTCCGCATCAGCCGCTCGCAGGCGTCCACCGCGGCCGGCCGTTCCCGGACGTGCTCGGCGAGCATCACGTCGATCCGCCTGTCGACGCCGGCCGGCTGGGCCGCCTCGTCGGCGGGGATGGGGGCGCTCATGTCGCCGGGACCTCCATGTCGACGAAGTCGAGCTTCGCGGGGCCGTACGGGATGCCACCGCTGATCTCGCCGTCGGTCACCAGCGCGGCCAGGAGCCGCCGGGTGGCGCGCAGGTAGGGGTGTTGGAGCCCGAGGAAGTGTCGGCCCTCGTCGAGGACACCACGCAGCAACCGCTCCGCCTCGGTGGTCCGCTGCGCCGCCGCCAGGCTGCCGGCCAGGTTGACCTGACCACCCAGCGTCCACGGGTGCGACTCGCCGAGGGTGGCCTCCAGCCCGGCGGCGGCCTGACGCCCGGCGGACACCGCCTGCTCGAGGTCACCGACGCCGCGGAGCAGCACCCCGCGCAGGCTCAGACAGACCTGAATGAACGGATGCTCGGGCGGAAGGTCGCGCCGGTAGCCGGCCAGGCTCTCGTCCGCCAGCCGCACCGCGTGTTCGCTCTCCCCGCCGAGGTGGTAGTCGACGGCGAGACTCAGCCGGCACGACTGGGTACGCGGATTGTCCTCGCTGAGCAGCCGCCGCAACGCCAAATAGGCGCGGCTGTTCAGCTCCTTGGCCCGGGTGAGCTCCTCCTGCCTGCGGACGATGACCGCCAGGTGGCGGATGATCCGCAACAGCAGCGTGTCCTCCTCGCCGTTGCGGCCGACCGGCAACCGCTCCTGGTAGGCGTCCTGGAGCAGCTTGCGCGCCCCGACGAGGTCGCCCAGATCGCCCAGGTAGCGGCCGAGGTCGCTGGCGAGTTCGAGCGTGTCGGGGTGGTTGTCGGCGAAGAGCCGCCAGCGGCGTTCGAGCGTCTCCCGGGCGACCCGCACCGCCTCGTCGGTGCGCCCGGCCAGGTAGTACGAGTGGGCCAGGTTGTGCGCGGCGACAAGCGTCTCCGGGTGGGAGTTGCCGAACTGGTCCCGGAAGCCCCGCCAGGTGGCCTGGTCCTCGATGAGGGCCGGCCGGAACCGTCCGAGCCCGCGCAGGTCACCGGCGAGACCCCGCCGGGTGACGAGGACCCGCGGGTGGTCGTGACCGAGCAGGACCGTGCTCTCCCGCAGCACCTGCCGGCTCAGCGTCAACGCCTCCTCGCTGCGGCCCAGGGACCGGGTGACGTCGGCGAGGCGGGTCGCCAGCCGCAGCGTGATCCGGTCCCGCCACCCGTGCGCGGCCAGCCAGCGGTCCAGCACCGGCCGCCAGAGCCGGTGCGCCTCGGCGGCCTCGTCCTCGCCCCGGGCGATGAGGTGTTCGAGCTGCTCGACCACCAGCCGGCGGACGTCGTCCGGCCCGTCCTCGTCGAGCGCGCCGGAGCTGAGCAGGTGCTGGTGCAGCTCGTGCCGCAGCGCGGAGGCCGCCGCGATCGTCCGGGGGGCCGCCCCGGCCAGGGCGAGCAGGAACCGCTTCCGGCGGGTGGCGCGCTGCTCGACTGTCATGTCGGCCAGCACGGTGGCCTGCACGGCGGGGTGCATCCGGACCGCCCCGTCGCGGCCCCAGCCGACGTCGAACAGCCGGAACCGCATCCCGAGCGCCATCGCCCGGTCCATCTCCCACCCGTCGGCGCGCAGCAGGGCGGCGTCCTCGTCGGCGAGGTCGGCGGCGACCTGCCCGCGCATCCGTCGGGACTGGACCAACGCGAGCGACATGCCGATCGGCGCGGCGAAGGCGTACATCTCCGTCAGCATCACCGCGACCCGACCGCTGAACTCCTCGTCCATCAGCCGCAACGCCACCCGGACGATCCGCCGGGTGGGGGACGCCCCGTCCCCGGTGGGCCGGATCGCCTCCAGGAAGGCCGGCACCGCCGCGTCCGGGGCCCGCGACCCGGTGACCGCCTCCCGCTTGTTGAGCAGGATGCCGGCCTGGCCCAACAGCCCCGACGCCAGCCGCAGGTCCAGCGGGAACGTGCCCACCGCGTCGACGACCGCGGCGGCCGGGGCGGCGGACAACCCGGGCACCTGCCGGATGAGCAACCCGATCGCGTCGTCGCGGCGCAGCCCCTCCACCGCCACCGAGGGACCGAGCGCCTGCGGGTCCCCGGCGCCGCCGGTCACCACGACGTGCCCGCGGCCGGCCGG is a window from the Micromonospora sp. DSM 45708 genome containing:
- the fxsT gene encoding FxSxx-COOH system tetratricopeptide repeat protein produces the protein MTIDGFPDGPVRGTPASRPEPGATETRVTAFVAAESLTGRTNVASNVAWLLARAGRRVLVVDAGRGAVRVHEHLSPFYSGESPLTDHLPRGLTDLMFALPGFTTGQPTLRRYAAPAGHLDVVWVPESATWPPVTEIGGDLGGTMRSELRRQLRFIEYDDVLLDPADFSGTVAQWLAVLCDALVVCFPYRAPRLGAAAAVARQVHRSAPAGVRIIAATTQSAPADSVAAVRHADEVASSFRGALDEPALGVDFWQVAIPGGPEGQPLAPLLEESPHRASVLTAYGELLRLLTHGELERAEPEAEPVRARYRFGLSRPLAENVGEVFVATPERQRPWADWLGAELTELEIRVRPWRPRGPAAPGPATVLAVAPDPTAHRAALPAVEEDDEAWLDALTGEVAGRPGTELLVLRTVPSGPPPAGRPVDLFDCDEQEARRRLRAALGLAALKPSPLDRPWRVGFPGRDEQSRKMFHLPERPRLFLGRDRELSELRDLLLASPGGQPVWVRGPLAAGKSTLAREYVARFHRDYRLVVWIPAGSRHAVRTALAGLADALGVEPSGNAVHEMLAELRKRSDQWLVVYDGVRDPTDLVGLLPAGRGHVVVTGGAGDPQALGPSVAVEGLRRDDAIGLLIRQVPGLSAAPAAAVVDAVGTFPLDLRLASGLLGQAGILLNKREAVTGSRAPDAAVPAFLEAIRPTGDGASPTRRIVRVALRLMDEEFSGRVAVMLTEMYAFAAPIGMSLALVQSRRMRGQVAADLADEDAALLRADGWEMDRAMALGMRFRLFDVGWGRDGAVRMHPAVQATVLADMTVEQRATRRKRFLLALAGAAPRTIAAASALRHELHQHLLSSGALDEDGPDDVRRLVVEQLEHLIARGEDEAAEAHRLWRPVLDRWLAAHGWRDRITLRLATRLADVTRSLGRSEEALTLSRQVLRESTVLLGHDHPRVLVTRRGLAGDLRGLGRFRPALIEDQATWRGFRDQFGNSHPETLVAAHNLAHSYYLAGRTDEAVRVARETLERRWRLFADNHPDTLELASDLGRYLGDLGDLVGARKLLQDAYQERLPVGRNGEEDTLLLRIIRHLAVIVRRQEELTRAKELNSRAYLALRRLLSEDNPRTQSCRLSLAVDYHLGGESEHAVRLADESLAGYRRDLPPEHPFIQVCLSLRGVLLRGVGDLEQAVSAGRQAAAGLEATLGESHPWTLGGQVNLAGSLAAAQRTTEAERLLRGVLDEGRHFLGLQHPYLRATRRLLAALVTDGEISGGIPYGPAKLDFVDMEVPAT
- a CDS encoding acyl-CoA thioesterase; its protein translation is MTDHPAVPPGKPTSYSRVTLSRIMTAVDVNLYGTVHGGVLMKFVDDVAGAAAARHSGGTAVTASIDEIVFSEPVRVGDLVHAHAQVNWTGSTSMEVGVRVVAERWDSAEDEPVRVATAYLVFVGVDVGGAPRPVRPVLPETSDDERRFREAEIRRAHRLARRRAIQAHRTA
- a CDS encoding AAA family ATPase, whose product is MDAYDPAPIGEANPYPSSAVAQVADTGSTVYTIPTVAVRRATTAMDGYLDALRVAPQTPAGRVVAVVGDYGTGKTHLASYLVRHAADRLDGDLQSIYLTAPPDTFVSLYRTFADKLADRREVVHRRVRGLYADILAVELRRSRVTEPLAEQLLAGTLDPVAVVDTFNMMESQLLGQLRDRLREVTENAEFARALTLLLRGGFEDQVWEWIAGRPPADVLRERGITGTLTGSEATALQAMGVFALLIGYGPNPFVLVIDELDQLLTAAGRREDEALDAFKEMLRVFAASNTFLLLAGLPDLLSTLRRDVRDRSGEQITMTPLGTADVLDYVLRRQRGRLEPFSETTVGQLVELANGVPRGVISLCHRLWRRARDQGGPVTSVMVREAARELYGGVGAQNILAEIRRVLVSTGHENFRPDYFPTDNPDSRIDYWIPAGRDDAGCGILFSGPLLEESDAARVETRARISHAHRDCELLLIVLEPVPERFLPRIREAVGREPLLYRPRSFADQLAAEVTSMTGRLEERYPADGPLVPLAPHMARLDRRQSATQHLLGLLTGSLSDLRAQNDEHLAAIRRELRELQRWPVPPGDRRNGDDLADLPTPVTELFDRAFAVVDLRTPVGVLFRRAFVEDEGGRGARQAVRARVRTPEVQSAVGVAALLNALVEAFGLAVAEWYRAARQRPDGPAAYQWDRLNEMCLIFDAVHEYLPVRQLRGARELVDDDVRRPESAGDVLTDFSARVRRELVTALTDDAA